GGCTATTTTGGTGTTACTACTCTTCCTTATTGTTTACCACTTGATGATATCGCGTGAACTCTTCTGCTCTTTTATAAAACTATTTTACTATTTACTAcatatttttcctttcccttcctCAATCTTTGGTTCTTGCCGTTTTCATATCTTAAATTAACTTATGCATATTTTGCCAGATATATGTTAATGTTCAGTTCTACCCTTCATTATTTGTTTAGTGCGTTAGTTTCCTTCTGTTTACCTTAGTTACTTCTCTCTCCAATCTCTTCATAAGAGAGTTACTACATGTGCATTAATATAGGTAGATGTCtgccttttgtcaaattttttttgtttacttaCTGTACTTTTGTTACctttttttgtttactttttagACATCACTTTTTCAACTTTATTATTCGTGCCGTGCAAATAACCGTTTACTAATTGAATTTTTGCATTATGTTTCTTTGTTAGCTCTGTGTTTattcaacttttttttattgttttttaggCTTTTCAGTTACTTGATTTACTGCTCGTTCAATGCCTGTAGTTGTTGTTGATTGTTAGTATTTCACTTCTATTTCTATGTTTTCAATGCCTTTTGTGTGTTGCTATTAGCCTATTATTTCTGttgtattataatttttttgctttatttttccTTATTCTTTATTGTTGTCTGCGACTTTTTTTAACTCTTTGTTGTTCAAtcataaatttttctttggtcaaattttgcacttgataatttttaactttaggTTCATTTCTCTTATGTAGCTCTATTTTATCTGCTTCATCTtgtttttggttttcttttattGGACTTATTGTTTCAGATATTTACTCTTGTGCTTTCGTTCAAAAGAAgtgctatttatttttttattctgCTTGTTATGACTAGCTgctgcaccttttttttcttgatcATTCGATGCTATTGTTAGATTATCTGCTCTGTTTTTCTCCCGTTTTATAGAATTGTTTAGAAgcatgtattttttttaattcctatTGTACAGTTTGTTGTTGtcttttaaatttgtttttaaAGACTCTTCTATTCTTACCTCTTGTGTTGTTATCTTTTCGGTATATATTATTCAAAGATGGATAAGAATGCTAGAAGATGGAAAAGTTATGTAGAAATGCCGGATAGTCAGAAAGCTGATCTCCTTCATCGTCCACGAGAATGTGACGTTGCAAAGAGGAGAAACGCTACTGTGTCTTCTTCTGTTGAGACAATTCAGTTTCAGAGGCCTAAAGAAAATAGTAGAGATTATTTTGCTAGGACTCCATTTTGTTATGTTTAAACTAGTGTTTGTTTAGTTGATGATGCAACTCGTTATATGCCGACTTCTACCTTTTTAGGTGATGATAGAAATAGTTCACTTAGTAGTCAATCTAAACATGTTACTTCGGATTTTGCTGGTTTGTGCAAGTCATCTTTCGCTTTTGAAGGATTCTCAAATAAGGATCCAGTCGTTCAAATATTAGATAGTCTTAGTAGTAATTTACAATTGAAAAATCACTCGTGTTTCTTCTGTTACACTAACCTGCACTTCGTCACTTCTTTCTAGAGGTATAGTGCTAATTTGTTATTCTTCGAATGCCTATATCCCATTTTCTTATTACAAGACGTATCTTTGTTAATTCCTTCCATGTGATCTATTCATATTTCTCTTCTGTTAACAGACtgtcaaaaactcatttctttTAACACCTATTTAAGTCTATTTGACTTTGTATTTGCCGTGAATATCTCTTCTACATGTGCATTTGTGCTTTGTACCAGATATTTCATTCACCTTTCTTAGTCATGGACATtttgtctatttttttttcctttgaactTTTATCTGTTATTTATTCTCGAGACAAGGCATATGTTCTCTGAGTTGCCAAAAGACTGAAATTAGTACTTCTACAATTGTTCACTATGTTTTAGTGCATGTCAGATAAAATCCTTTAGGTTCGTCAGTATTTTTTAAAACAGCTAGTTGCTTCTATTTATAATCATTAGACATATCTGTATAGTTTTGTCATTATACTAAAATCCTTCCAGGAATCAGTCTTCAGCTTCCACCTTCAAAATTAGCTCACCTAGAAAGGATTTTAAGTCAGTCTATTATTTTTTCTGCTGCTCTAAATTGTGATCATTGTAGTGCTAAACGCTTCCATTTAGAACCTCCTTCTTTTTGTTACCTGAGAGGTGAAATTTCTATTGTTGCTCCTGCTATATCTTATACTCTTAAACATCTATTTATTGGTAATGACGAAGAATAcaagtattttagaaaaaatctcgtacatataataataataatatggcATTCACATCTTATGGTGCTAAGTATGATCGTGAATTGATAACGAATGCAAAAGAGATTTATGCATTTCGAGTCCAGGGTCAAGTCTGTCATTTTTTGGATagtttaatttctttatttgataaaTCGTCCGGAGTTCAATTGTACTTTTATGACACTGATGAAGAACTTGCAAAGAGGGCTCAAAATTCTGATAAACTTTGGCCGAGTACTCTCAAGCTACTCATGACAATTCTACAGGAAAATCCTTATACCAGATTTTTTAAGGATCTTAGGGATGTTCCGACCATTAAAAACCATACTATAATTCTTTAGTGTTATCTTGGGTTGGATCAGCGTGTTTTTAATCTTCCTACTACGTCTGAAGTAGCTGCTATATGGACTAAGACAGATGATGAATCAGTCAAAAAGAGCCCTCACATTCAAATTTATAGCCATTCAAACACAAGTTATAGAGTTCAATCATATTATGCATGTTACTATCCTCTTCAATATCCTACTTGTGACGCTGATGTTGATGTTGATTTTTCTTCTGTTTAGAATCCTTCTAACTTATTCAGTTTGGAAGATATAGGCATGTTTATTTCTTATAAGTATATCTTTATGATGTTATTGTGTTTAATTGATTCGCTTATAATATgcctttcttatttttatttagctGCTCAATAGAAAAAAGATAAGGATTCTACAATGTCTGCTAGAGAGTACTACTGTTACCGATTACAGATGAGAGATAATGACGATTCTATGTTGGTTCATAGTTTGAAATTGTTGTAGCAGTTTTTTGTTGGCACATATATAAAAAATTGAGACATCTAGGCTTGATTTTCATAGGAAgcaacaaaataaaattagaaCAGAAATCCTTCAAGGAATTATGGACAGTGTTCCAATAGGCCAAACCGAGGGTTCTAGAATTGGTCGATGAATAGTCTTACCAGCTTCATTTGTCATCTACCCAAGGGACATGAGGCAGAGATATCTTGATGCAATGACCTTAGTTCAAAAGTATAGAAAACCTGACATATTTCTTACTATGACCTACAATCCAATGTGAGAGGAAATTCAGGATAATCttcaatttcatgaaaaatcatAGGATAGGCCTGATTTATTGGTTAGAGTATTTAGAGCTAAGTTTGAGATGTTAAAAGCAGAGTTGCTTAAGAAACAAATTTGTGGAGAGGTTAAAACTTGTGTCTATGTCATTGAGTTCCAAAAGCATAGTTTTTCGTATGCTTATTTACTGCTGATAATTAATCCAGGGTCCAAGTTGTTGAATCCAGAGTCATACGACAAATTGTGTCTGCTGAAATACTTGATCCTGACAAAAATTGGCATTTATATTCGCTTGTAATTAAACATATGATTCATGGACCGTGTCGTGACAAGGATAAGAAAGCCCCTGTAAGAGGAATGGTGCATGCAAAAATCATTATTCTAAGAATTTTGCACCTTATACAGTTCATGGTGAGGATAGCTATCCATGTTATAGAAGAAGAAATAATAGTAGAAAAATAAAGGTGCGCAGGCATGTATTGGACAACTGATGGGTGATACCTTACAACCCATAGTTGCTAGCTTTGTTTGATTGTCACATGAATGTTGAAATCTGCTCCAATGTTAAGCTTGTTGAGTACCTTTATAAATATGTTTTTAAAGGTCATGATCTTGTTAGTTTAGTGTTGTTGATCAAGAATCTACTGGTAATATTGATGAAATTAATTGCTTCCAACAAGAATGTTGGGTTTCACCTCCAAAAGCTTTCTAGCGCATATATGAATTTCAACTAACAGAAATGAATCCATCAGTTTATATCTGCAGGTTCATCTTCCTAACCAACAATTTGTTTCTTTTGATAAAAGGTTCAGATTTGTGGCACTTTTTGAAGAaaattgatttttcaaagaCTGCTGACtgagtttttcaaaatgaacaaaacaaaTGTTACGGCTCAGAATTTGAAATGCTTATATAAAGATTTTCCTCAACATTTTTTATGGATGCCAAAAACAAAGACATAGTAAGAGAGAAGTCGTAAAAAGTCATAGGAAAATTGGTGACTGTTGAAtctagagaaaaagaaagataatacTTTAGACTTCTACTTACACAAGCTCAAGGACCAACATCATTTGATGACTTGCTTATCGTCACAGGTCACAAAATGAGCTCTTTTAGAGAAGCTTGTTTGCAGTTAGGATTATTAGAATCTGATTCCTATATAGAAGAAACCTTACAGGAAACTACTCATATCCAGATGCCTTATTTATTAAGATCCTTATTTGCCATGCTTCTATTCTATTATTCTCCAAAAAATCCTAAATATCtttggaaaatttttgaagAGGAGCTATCTTCTGATCATAGACAAAGCCGCACGCACGTTCATTGTACATCAGTAGACATTAAAAGGAAGGTTCTTGAGGATATTAACAGGACATTGGAACACATGGAAAAAAAACCTTGATGACTATCATTTTCTTGAGGTCTACTTTACATGCTCTTATAATGAGCGCCTGACTAAACAAATTCAAAGCGAAACAAACATACATGTTGATCCAGAAGATATGCTTCTTCCTTTAAAATTGAATGCTGAACAGAAGCATGCATTCGATTTGATTCTAGATTCAATATTCAATTCAAAAAGTCCggctttttttttattgatgggTCAGGCGGAACAGGTAAAACTTTCTTGTATCGAGCAGTTCTTGCAATTCTTCGTTCGCAAGGATACGTGGCAATTACAGTTGTCACATCTAGTGTCGCAACATCCGTTCTCTCTGGTGGTAGGACTGCGCACTTCATGTTTaagatttttttgaatttttcaaaataaaaaacttgTCAATTAAGTAAACAGAATGGTGTTGCCAAGCTGATCATTAAAGCTAAATTAATCTTATGGGATGAGGCTTCAATGGCAAAAAGAGAAACAATAAAGGCATTTAATAGTCTTCTTACCGATATAATGAAATCTTATATGCCTTTTGGAGGAAAGACTATTATTTTTTACAATGATTTCCGACAAACTCTGCCAGTTATTGAACAGTTAAGTGAGGAAGATTTGATTAGATCAAGTCTTCTACATTCATCTTTatggtttcatatgcataagctACAATTGACGACAAATATGAGAGCTGCCTTAGATCCagcattttcaaatttttgcttaAAGTAGGAGAAGGTGTTGAACTTGTTAATGAACATGATTAGATATCTCTTGCACCTCATCTGGTTACTCCTTACCATAACAAAGACAAATCGCTCGACAGGTTAAAATCATATATTGAATTGTAAATAGTTCATTTCCTATGTATATTTTTACTATTTATCCTAATTACATGTAAATTCTTCCAGGTTACTTGGAACTGTCTTCCTTGATTTAAATCTGTACTCATGCGATCCTTATCAAATGATAAATAGATGTGTACTCTGTCCAAAAAATAGTTCAGTGGATGAAATTAATGGaatgatgattgaaaaatttcatgaaaatctTCATAGATATATAAGTTGTGATAGAACAATTGATAGGAGATATCAAGCAGATTATAAGGACTTTCTAAATTCTTTGAACCCAAAAGGTCTACCTCCTCATGAACTTTTGCTGAAAGAAAATTGTCCTATAATGCTTCTAAGAAATGTCAGCCCAACAAATGATCTTTGAAATGGCACAAGGTTAATTGTAGAGAATTGGGTGAGCACACTATTTTTGCTGAAATTGTCTCCGGTCCCCATAAAGGAAAAAAGGTTTTTATTCCAAGGATTCCTTTGCAAACTTCTGATAGCGAAAAGAATGGTATTCTATTTATGTGAACACAATTTCCTGTTCATTTATGCTTTGCAATGACAATCAATAAATCTCAAGGTCAAACTCTTGATTATGTTTGAATTTATCTCTATAAGCCTGCCTTTTCTCATGGACAACTCTATGTTGCTCTCTCTAGAGTCAGAAGTTCATGTGCAGTTAAAGTTTTAATTATTTCAGGCACTTTTGATGACTTAAAAGTTGATGGTAAAACAAGAAATGTTGTCTTTTGTGATATATTTCGTTTGACTAAGATATGATATATAAGGTATAATTATCCACACCATTGAATAGTTATTGCTTTATGATATGAACAATGAAATGTTGTTTACCAATTTGCCATTGTATTTCTACTTTTACTTAAAATTGCAGAATGGAACATGTTATCCGAATAAAAGATGTTTTGCTTGGCTCTGAAGGGTGGGCCTGCAAGGTCACCGTGCAAGAAAAGCAGCAGATAATTTGATCAGCAACAACGCCTACAAAAAAACCGAagtttatttttttggattcaGATATCTCCTATTTACTGTCATCATATATACTTTTTTCCTActatataattaaataattcaTTACTAAAGGAACACATTAATATGatctttatatttttattataatgAAGACATCTGCTACTTTTATCTACAGTTCAATACATACATAATTAATAACTTTATGAATGTTTTCCTTGTGAATAGGGATCACAAGTAAAGGGAATTATATTCAATAATGACATTTCAAAAATGAGTCCTACCCTTCAAGTTTATAAAAAGTATCTGATTTCAAATGCTATAGTGAGGCTCattctgtgaggactcgaaaattttcttatttattgaatattacaagtttacttaaatatttatttactcaatttccccaaattatttatttcgaccatttgaaatccatttatgtggaacaacgcctcttttatattttctaaagcgttttgttggaaaattcacttttcgaaaTTCATTTACTGCGGAACAATGAGTGCACGTCtttcgaggctatacttgaatcgggggtgtattaatattggagagttaaGAATAATCAATGGtggattaagaaaggttaattgaggaattaatactcgactcacaTAAAGACTCacaaatttatctattttaactCCAAATTCtaactcatttaattatttatttggtcatttactccgaatattattttctaacctcttgagacctaattacattaatctatgacttcattatatttttaaagtgactcgtatcaaaaattaatttttaaaaggtcgattaatgaaaatagtgaaaacgtgtttgaaaattttagccaattgggagtacaataaactcgaaaatttggagacatgtacaatagttctaaaataggtaattttaggtttaagtactcaaatgatagttagtggtacaatcgttataagaatttctcgaaggtttcactttatcgcgtctaaattggaaatatgcgttttcacgcgcgcgattaattgagggactttaaaccattattttgggataattaaaagtgaataatatttatatgaatataagtgcattagaggtttagtgcactggtgaaacaaatgcaagagaaatcgagcacgaaacacGCGCGAGTACGCGCGTGtagaagagttgacttttgcatcaACATGGGCCACACGTttgaagcttctcaaggaagctaaaaattgatcaaattttcctctctcttccctctcatTTCAGCCGGCCAAGGAGAGCAACAAGAACaccaagttttttcaaaattctcttCACCAAAATCATCATCAAACTTCACTCAAAtcctaccaaattttcacagcaCTTAGCTCTACACTAGAGGATCATCTTGAGCTATAAAAAAGGGAAGctttcacggtttttcttggcaaAAGGGGAGACcgaaatttttgatttttgcacACCAaagaagtaagtgatgatcaactCATAGAATCTTGTCTTTTGGAAGTCATATAGCATGATTAAGCTCTAGCATGCCTTTggttagcttgtttatggtgtaaaatgaaatgggcgggctctatgaactcccacctttgtcttggGGACTGATCTCATACTTGATGATGGATCTAATGTTGAattagtgctcaaaatggtagattaatgttGCATAACTAGaagaaacttcaaggagtgcatggagaaaaaaaattcagattctgcccctgctttgaacgtACCCTTTTATGCAGAATTTTGAgggtttaatggcttgtatatgatgtttatatgttgtatagatggtgtacaaaatttcattgaaaaatattgaggtttggttggtcaaatgaattattttcgtGAAGGTAGCAGACCTGGAAACTGTTCCTGTAATACTCAGGCAGCCCTCTTGTTTTGTTCATAACTCGgtgctccgacgtcgaaatcgagtgccatcaatggcatttgaaactagacattcccagatttccattggtaccaaatcacgttctggttccacttgagtgagccacaccattcgattgaaaatcactgtcctgtttcgtttctctccaggagacaggacaggagttggatcttgatgctcaaaaacgagctatttttgaatggaatttgaaaatggtttctccTAAGAAATTCTAGCCTTATGAAAGAGCTTTCCAACACTACAAATCAttctcaattccgagttgaattgagtgattatgatcaaaatacgaaatcTGCCAtattcttgaaaaccctaaattctaggcAGATTTGATATTTGACTTGGTGTGAACTTgtcaattgaatttcttggagataaacacttaccaaatgtgccatgaatgttccttaggctttgcctacacaaatgaaccaagttTGAAGGATTTCTGGGCCAAATGTTGGAAATGAAGAACGAAAAACTCAAGGTAGTTCTGCTttagaattttcaaaattttgattgtttggttgactacctttcccaaggtatttttccatgaaatttaaTAGAATGAtaccctttatataggagtGTTATTCTACCAAAGTTAGTACCAATTCAAGTCCGTTTCAATACCtaaccaaagtcccaaagttggaaacccaaatctggaaatttgttcaccagttttgaatttttcccaaactttgaactaccgtatctcggtgctcgaaacccCGATTCTTGATCCACTTATTCTGttataaaccttacttgcaactctaattgagttacaaatttcagaggttagctcgcaacgtgtgaatttttctgaatttccaaagttggcgaaaaaccaaccccaacacAACCTTAAGTACTCTGAAACAGTAATTTTGAACCcatttttgaatatcttccatttagaatcatggaaaagtgttttctaagaacttttagtactttcaaagaggttttcaacggtaccaagtttttcaatttttgacatgtagaatgcGAGATATggtttttcaaaatatcgtatcaaaaactgaaaattttctgaattccaaaggaagggagttttcaagcactccttattcctttgatattatttgaacgttttatacttgattttccaaaatgaaaactcgattgctcttgtactttaagaaactctaattgaatctcgatttacgagtaattgaggttcgttttcatgaaatttccttaaATTGTACTAacatacaatcttccttgataattggggcacgtgaatgataatacattattatttgtttaggcgtacacgaggaccttcaagaggatcctacagtgaacacttgaacttccagaaaatatttattcttgatttgctcggtgagtgtcaagtgtgtgcttatttgaattCGATACATATTTACTTGTCATAAATGCTgggattttggaaacttgagacgagagtgtactttatcgcactcgttctctccGATATGAACATCTTGAATTTGAACACTTGTACATCTTGCTTGCTTGAACATGTTACATGCTTGGATGGCTTGGATATGGTATGCTATGATTGTATatatcgttggagtgaatctcctcgacacataTATGTgcttgggggacgcccaaacctCAATGGTCATCCTTAGACTCGAGctggcatgggtttggtcgggttCCTCGATAAACCATGAGGAAACATGAAAGTTTGATCTAataagagatctcgcttggcatattCGATTTAGTATTGCCCAAACATATGACAGGCGGGTCCGAAACAGGAGTATGTAAGGTGAAAAGGGACATGATAAGCGAAATTCTACGGACTGAACCTActcgattgacggagtgtcaagtTGTGGTGGTTCCTGAACGTGCGAGTGGAATATAGGCTCcatttggattgtaagttatttgagatattttttaggTTACTTTTTAAGATTGCGTAAATATGAAATAAGCGTTTGGATAGTAAGTAAATCGTGTAAATTAGCGTTTGGACAGGTGCTCATTATTGAATTTAAGCAGGTGACTTTgactttgaaaattttgactttgacttcaaaaattttgactTTATACTACGTTTACGCTAAACCAATTGCATACTTAATACACAAACGGTACAGATTAATTTAGAAGTTGGAAATCGAGGGCATTTCTAGTACACTCTACACATGGGAAAATAAATTGCCTGGACAATTACAATCCTTTGTAATGCGATGAACACCTAACGGCGGCGTTGCCCCCGTGCTGCGTACATTTGAGTCGCTATGTAGTCTCGTTTAGCTTTCCATTCTGCCAGCTTTGCAGGAGATACGTTTAATGCGAACGGCTGAGGTACTAGCCCGCCTATTTCTGGCTCTTCATTTAAGTGCACGTCTTCTGATTCAAACCGTTGAAAATGGGCATCTTCTGGTTGGTGCATCCTTAAAAAGTTGTGCAACGCACAACAAGCAATGACTATACTGATTTGAGTGCTCATATAGAAATTATCTACCGGACCCTTTAACCATTTGAATCTTTTCTTAAGCACACCAAATGTGCGCTCAATGACATTGCGAAGTTGCGAATGTCGAGTATTGAACAAGGCCTTTGCCGGAGATTCGGACCCCACGTTCTTATACGGGGGCATGAAACCTGGAGCATTCTTGTATGCCGCATCAACTAAGTAGTACTGGCCTAATTGACAAAGTTATTCTAATTAATAAACGCGATAAAAAATAGGAGTTGTGGTAATAAAGCATAGCACATGCTTGACTTGAAATATTGGACCCATCACTTACCAGGTTGCGGCAGTGGAAAATCGGACGGATATGCTAATGCTGACTCCAACACTCGCGCATCGTGTGCACTTTCCTCCCATCCAGCATACACATAGATGAAGCGCATGTCATGGTCACAAACTGCCAGAACATTCTGTGATTGCCACCCGTACCGATTTGTATATGCCATTTGCTCGCCTGTCGGAGAACAAGCTGAGATGTGGGTACCATCCATCGCTCCCACGGCATCCTAATAtgtgtaaaaaatatatataatcaacTTTCTAGAATCGTCTTACTACATCAAGCCAAAAATCACTTATGCTTTCCACATTACCTTGAACCATGGATAAAAATTAGTTGAGTTTGCAATTCGTGGATGAACTGCAGTCTGGTCACCCGGTCGTATTATTTCAGTTGCAAATAGACACAGGCCTCGGAGCACCTTTTTTATATTTCGATTAATCGTCTCG
The Coffea arabica cultivar ET-39 chromosome 6c, Coffea Arabica ET-39 HiFi, whole genome shotgun sequence genome window above contains:
- the LOC113693282 gene encoding uncharacterized protein — protein: MAWNNRRGARGRNANRLRQDEEDEALLLMSASLMLMHPSLAHVDNNQPLPQHDGSFTDRQWVERVLYGHHRRSIDNMRITVDNFLLLSNILVERQYVPHNYQQRVPIQEALAMTLMLVSHKHTHRVLGTIFDRSIETINRNIKKVLRGLCLFATEIIRPGDQTAVHPRIANSTNFYPWFKDAVGAMDGTHISACSPTGEQMAYTNRYGWQSQNVLAVCDHDMRFIYVYAGWEESAHDARVLESALAYPSDFPLPQPGQYYLVDAAYKNAPGFMPPYKNVGSESPAKALFNTRHSQLRNVIERTFGVLKKRFKWLKGPVDNFYMSTQISIVIACCALHNFLRMHQPEDAHFQRFESEDVHLNEEPEIGGLVPQPFALNVSPAKLAEWKAKRDYIATQMYAARGQRRR